In Vibrio diazotrophicus, the following proteins share a genomic window:
- the smpB gene encoding SsrA-binding protein SmpB, translating into MVKKNSKTKAGSNTIALNKKARHEYFIEDEVEAGLELQGWEVKSLRQGKANIAESYVFMRDGEAFVSGMTITPLQQASTHVVANPTRVRKLLLSRRELDNLFGRINREGMTLTALSLYWSRSWVKLKVGVSKGKKLHDKRDDLKEKDWAREKARVMKSSLR; encoded by the coding sequence ATGGTAAAGAAAAATTCAAAGACAAAAGCGGGTAGCAACACTATCGCGCTTAACAAAAAAGCTCGCCATGAATACTTTATTGAAGATGAAGTAGAAGCAGGGCTGGAGCTACAAGGCTGGGAAGTAAAATCTCTTCGTCAAGGCAAAGCAAATATCGCTGAAAGCTACGTTTTCATGCGAGACGGAGAAGCTTTTGTTTCTGGTATGACTATTACTCCGCTACAACAAGCCTCAACGCATGTTGTTGCTAACCCTACTCGCGTTCGTAAACTGCTATTAAGTCGTCGTGAACTCGACAACCTATTCGGTCGAATTAACCGTGAAGGTATGACTTTAACAGCATTGTCTCTTTACTGGTCTCGCTCTTGGGTAAAACTCAAAGTTGGCGTTTCGAAAGGTAAAAAACTTCACGATAAACGTGATGATTTAAAAGAAAAAGATTGGGCGAGAGAGAAAGCACGCGTAATGAAGAGCTCATTGCGTTAA
- a CDS encoding SRPBCC family protein: MKQISRSALVSFSAEQMFHLVNDVARYPEFLPGCSGTRVLESSPEAMIASVDVSKAGISKTFTTSNELRHAESIMMNLVDGPFKTLRGGWHFTPLDDQACKVELKLEFEFSSKMIELAFGKIFNELTSNMVNAFTKRAKQVYA; this comes from the coding sequence ATGAAACAAATTAGTCGTTCTGCGTTGGTATCGTTTAGTGCAGAGCAGATGTTTCATTTAGTTAATGATGTCGCTCGCTACCCTGAATTCTTGCCGGGTTGCTCAGGTACTCGTGTATTGGAATCATCGCCGGAGGCAATGATAGCATCTGTTGATGTGTCTAAAGCCGGTATAAGCAAAACATTTACTACATCAAACGAGTTGCGTCATGCTGAATCTATCATGATGAATTTGGTTGATGGTCCGTTTAAAACCTTACGTGGTGGCTGGCATTTTACGCCACTAGACGATCAGGCTTGTAAGGTCGAACTGAAGTTGGAGTTCGAGTTTTCGAGCAAAATGATTGAATTGGCGTTTGGTAAAATTTTTAATGAGCTGACCAGCAACATGGTTAATGCTTTCACGAAACGCGCAAAGCAGGTGTACGCATAA
- a CDS encoding RnfH family protein, whose protein sequence is MSIESDIIHVDVVYALPHEQRVLNLVVNKDMTVEEIIQTSGILSMYPEIDLKVNKVGVFSRNVKLDSTVRDRDRIEIYRPLLADPKEIRRKRVEQQRAQAASSK, encoded by the coding sequence ATGAGTATTGAATCGGATATTATTCATGTTGATGTTGTTTATGCTTTGCCACATGAACAACGAGTGCTGAATCTTGTGGTAAACAAAGACATGACGGTAGAAGAGATCATTCAGACGTCTGGTATTTTGTCCATGTATCCAGAGATTGACTTGAAAGTAAACAAAGTGGGTGTGTTTAGCCGCAACGTGAAGCTTGACTCAACAGTGCGTGACAGAGACAGAATTGAAATTTACCGCCCGTTGTTGGCTGACCCGAAAGAAATTCGCCGTAAGCGAGTAGAGCAGCAAAGAGCTCAAGCAGCCAGTTCGAAATAA
- the bamE gene encoding outer membrane protein assembly factor BamE, translating into MQFTKWLIAIPLAVTTLSGCSLLEKLVYRIDINQGNYVEQESVNKLKFGMSKEQVRFVLGSPMLIENGYPDTWYYIYHHTEGHKDSEQKNLIVNFNPAGTLTNVSGDFPAGDSFFEGIN; encoded by the coding sequence ATGCAGTTTACCAAATGGCTTATTGCCATTCCCCTAGCAGTGACTACCTTGTCTGGCTGCTCATTACTAGAAAAATTGGTTTATCGAATCGACATCAACCAAGGCAACTATGTTGAACAAGAATCCGTAAATAAATTGAAATTTGGTATGAGCAAAGAGCAGGTACGTTTCGTTCTTGGATCACCAATGCTGATAGAAAATGGTTACCCTGACACTTGGTACTACATCTATCACCATACTGAAGGGCACAAAGATTCCGAGCAAAAGAACCTTATCGTCAATTTCAACCCAGCAGGTACGTTGACCAACGTTTCGGGTGATTTTCCAGCGGGTGATTCGTTTTTCGAAGGCATCAATTAG
- the recN gene encoding DNA repair protein RecN: MLAHLSVNNFAIVKSLQLELSQGMTTITGETGAGKSIAIDALSLCLGGRSEASMVRQGEDKTEVSASFILDNNINATRWLEDNDLLDGKDCILRRTITKDGRSRAFINGSPVPGSQLKALGQLLINIHGQHAHQQLMKPEQQLAMLDQYANHTSLLESTRISYQNWRQSNSQLKQLKENRLQNQAQLQLLEYQIKELNELSIGEEEYSEIEQEHKRLSNSGDLAMNCQKAITLIDEGEEVNALSLLQSTSHTLIELAEMDSSLSALPNMIAEAIIQLEEANNELRSYLDHIDVDPERMAYVEERYSKIMSLSRKHHVLPEELYQHHQDLLKQIEQLDSSDEKLAELEADVAKQYQEFLAQAEKLNKSRIRYAKELDKLISQSMHELSMEKAQFKIDINSQVGHPTPLGIDSVTFLVSTNAGQPLQPIAKVASGGELSRISLAIQVITAQKVDTPSLIFDEVDVGISGPTAAVVGKMLRKLGESTQVLCVTHLPQVAGCGHNQMFVAKQTKGGKTETQMVKLNNEQRVSELARLLGGSQITESTLANAKELLIAA, translated from the coding sequence ATGCTGGCTCATTTAAGCGTAAACAACTTTGCAATCGTGAAATCTTTGCAGCTTGAGCTTTCACAAGGAATGACGACCATTACTGGCGAAACAGGCGCTGGTAAATCTATTGCTATTGACGCCCTAAGCTTATGTCTTGGTGGGCGTTCAGAAGCGAGCATGGTTCGACAAGGTGAAGATAAAACCGAAGTCAGCGCTTCATTCATCCTAGACAACAATATTAACGCTACCCGTTGGCTGGAAGATAACGACTTGCTTGACGGAAAAGACTGCATACTGCGCAGAACCATTACTAAAGATGGTCGTTCACGTGCATTTATCAACGGCAGCCCTGTTCCGGGATCTCAACTCAAAGCGCTAGGTCAGTTACTAATTAATATCCATGGTCAACATGCGCATCAACAACTGATGAAACCAGAGCAACAACTGGCGATGTTGGATCAATATGCTAACCATACAAGCCTGTTGGAAAGTACTCGTATCAGCTACCAAAATTGGCGACAGTCGAATAGCCAACTGAAACAGCTCAAAGAAAACCGCTTACAAAACCAAGCGCAGCTACAACTTTTGGAATACCAAATTAAAGAGCTGAATGAACTTTCAATTGGTGAAGAAGAATATAGCGAAATAGAACAAGAGCATAAGCGCTTATCTAACAGTGGCGATCTTGCTATGAATTGCCAAAAAGCAATCACGTTAATCGATGAAGGCGAAGAAGTTAACGCACTAAGCTTATTACAGTCCACCAGCCATACCTTAATAGAACTGGCAGAAATGGACAGCTCACTTTCGGCGCTACCAAATATGATTGCAGAAGCGATTATTCAGTTGGAAGAAGCAAACAACGAACTTCGCTCATACCTCGATCATATTGATGTAGACCCGGAGCGCATGGCTTATGTAGAAGAACGCTACTCGAAAATCATGTCGCTTTCGCGTAAGCATCACGTTCTCCCTGAAGAGTTGTATCAGCATCATCAAGATCTACTCAAACAAATTGAGCAACTTGATAGCTCTGATGAAAAGCTCGCTGAACTGGAAGCTGACGTAGCAAAACAGTATCAAGAGTTTCTTGCTCAAGCTGAGAAGTTAAATAAATCTCGCATTCGCTACGCTAAAGAGCTGGATAAACTGATTAGTCAAAGCATGCATGAATTGAGCATGGAGAAAGCCCAGTTCAAAATTGATATTAATAGCCAAGTGGGTCACCCAACTCCATTAGGTATCGACTCAGTGACCTTCTTGGTGTCAACCAACGCAGGTCAACCGCTGCAACCTATTGCGAAAGTGGCATCAGGTGGTGAGCTATCACGTATATCACTCGCTATCCAAGTGATCACCGCACAGAAAGTCGATACACCTAGCTTGATCTTCGATGAAGTGGATGTGGGTATTTCAGGTCCAACGGCGGCTGTGGTTGGCAAAATGCTGAGAAAACTGGGCGAATCTACTCAGGTTCTTTGTGTCACTCACTTACCTCAAGTTGCGGGTTGCGGTCATAACCAAATGTTTGTTGCAAAACAAACCAAAGGCGGTAAAACCGAAACACAGATGGTGAAACTCAACAACGAGCAACGAGTCTCTGAATTAGCACGTCTGCTCGGTGGTAGTCAGATTACTGAATCGACACTAGCCAACGCAAAAGAGCTGCTAATTGCTGCATAG
- a CDS encoding Rid family detoxifying hydrolase, producing the protein MAEILNTTKAPLAIGPYVQGVNLGGMVITSGQLPINPETKQMPEDVAAQTLQSLNNALAIIEEAGLSASNIVKTTVFVKDLNDFPVVNRVYGEFFESHKASFPARSCVEVARLPMDAKVEIEVIATK; encoded by the coding sequence ATGGCAGAAATACTCAATACAACAAAAGCACCACTGGCAATTGGACCTTATGTACAAGGTGTCAATCTGGGGGGAATGGTCATTACCTCGGGGCAATTACCAATTAATCCAGAGACGAAACAGATGCCTGAAGATGTTGCAGCTCAAACCTTGCAATCACTCAATAATGCTTTGGCTATCATTGAAGAAGCTGGTTTAAGTGCAAGCAACATTGTTAAGACTACGGTTTTCGTCAAAGATTTAAATGACTTTCCAGTAGTAAACAGAGTCTATGGCGAGTTCTTTGAAAGCCACAAAGCCTCTTTTCCAGCACGCTCATGCGTAGAAGTCGCTCGCCTGCCTATGGATGCGAAAGTGGAAATTGAAGTGATAGCGACCAAGTAA
- a CDS encoding aromatic amino acid transporter: protein MNNNPSLVGGACIIASVCVGAGMLGLPSAGAGAWTTWSLIAITFTMIMMTLSGWMLLEAFKRYDLKVSFNTVTKDILGDNVNRINNLAVYFVGGILLYAYITSSGLILEGVLGINNKIASVLFVAVFSLFVWHSTRAVDRISIVLIAFMVLSFVFGVSGLAVNIDASVLFDRISEESNYAPYAMAMLPVALTSFGYHHSVASMRSYYGCEHRAKYAILGGTVIALCLYFLWMVSIYGNLPRSNFGPVIEQGGNVEVLLAALSSVIDSDKVSHAINTFSMAAILSSFIGVGLGVFDFLADLFKFEDNKQGRTKTWVVTFIPPLVLSLLFPFGFVLAIGYAGAAATIWACLIPALLARKSRTLEGGQEGFMAPGGNAMIGMLILFGIATAVFHFMSMMNLLPTFSG from the coding sequence ATGAACAATAATCCATCTTTAGTAGGCGGAGCTTGTATCATAGCAAGCGTCTGTGTAGGGGCTGGAATGTTAGGTTTACCGAGCGCAGGAGCAGGCGCTTGGACTACTTGGTCTCTTATCGCAATTACCTTCACCATGATCATGATGACACTCTCAGGCTGGATGCTATTGGAAGCATTCAAACGCTATGATCTTAAAGTGTCTTTTAACACTGTAACCAAAGATATTCTCGGCGATAACGTCAACCGAATTAATAATTTAGCGGTGTATTTTGTTGGCGGTATCTTACTTTATGCGTACATCACTTCTTCAGGTTTAATTCTGGAAGGTGTTTTAGGCATTAATAATAAAATCGCGTCAGTCCTGTTTGTTGCTGTTTTCTCTCTTTTCGTTTGGCACTCTACTCGAGCAGTCGACAGGATCTCAATTGTTCTTATTGCCTTTATGGTACTGAGTTTTGTTTTTGGTGTTTCGGGTTTAGCCGTCAACATCGATGCGAGTGTACTGTTCGACCGCATCAGCGAAGAATCCAATTACGCTCCATACGCTATGGCTATGCTTCCTGTGGCGTTAACTTCGTTTGGCTATCATCACTCAGTAGCCAGTATGCGTTCTTACTACGGATGTGAGCATCGCGCAAAATACGCCATTCTCGGTGGTACTGTTATCGCGCTGTGTCTGTACTTCCTATGGATGGTCAGTATTTACGGTAACCTACCACGCAGCAATTTCGGCCCAGTGATTGAGCAAGGCGGTAACGTTGAAGTTCTGCTAGCTGCATTAAGTTCTGTGATCGATTCAGACAAGGTATCGCACGCAATCAACACCTTCTCAATGGCAGCCATTCTTTCGTCGTTCATCGGTGTAGGCTTAGGTGTTTTTGATTTTCTGGCAGACCTGTTCAAATTTGAAGACAACAAACAAGGCCGCACTAAAACGTGGGTCGTAACATTTATTCCACCACTCGTCCTTTCTTTATTATTCCCTTTCGGCTTTGTTCTGGCGATTGGCTATGCCGGTGCAGCAGCAACAATCTGGGCGTGTTTAATTCCAGCTTTATTGGCTCGTAAATCACGCACTTTAGAAGGTGGACAAGAAGGATTCATGGCACCGGGTGGCAACGCCATGATCGGCATGCTGATCTTATTTGGTATCGCAACCGCAGTGTTCCACTTTATGTCAATGATGAACCTATTACCTACATTCAGCGGTTAA
- the tnaA gene encoding tryptophanase, producing MENFKHLPEPFRIRVVEPVKRTTREYREEAILKAGMNPFLLDSDDVFIDLLTDSGTGSITQRMQAAMLMGDEAYSGSRSYYALANAVKDIFGYELTIPTHQGRGAEQIYIPVLIKKREKEKGLDRSKMVALSNYFFDTTQGHTQVNCCVAKNVYTEEAFDTSVNADFKGNFDIAKLEMAIEEAGPANVPYIVSTITCNSAGGQPVSIANLKAVYEIAQRYDIPVIMDSARFAENAYFIQRREPGYQDWTIEEITRETYKYADGLAMSAKKDAMVQMGGLLCFKDESMMDVYTECRTLCVVQEGFPTYGGLEGGAMERLAVGLYDGMRQDWLEYRIGQVQYLVDGLEAIGVVCQQAGGHAAFVDAGKLLPHIPSHQFPAHALACELYKVAGIRAVEIGSLLLGRDPATGKQHPCPAELLRLTIPRATYTQTHMDFVIEAFGKVKENAHNVKGLDFTYEPPVLRHFTARLKEVE from the coding sequence ATGGAAAACTTTAAACACTTACCAGAACCATTCCGCATTCGTGTTGTTGAGCCAGTAAAACGTACAACTCGTGAATATCGTGAAGAAGCCATTCTTAAAGCGGGTATGAACCCATTCCTGCTAGACAGTGATGATGTGTTTATCGACCTTTTAACAGATAGTGGTACCGGTTCTATTACACAAAGAATGCAAGCAGCAATGCTCATGGGTGACGAAGCATACAGTGGCAGCCGCAGCTACTATGCACTTGCGAATGCTGTGAAAGATATCTTCGGTTATGAGTTAACTATCCCAACTCACCAAGGGCGTGGTGCTGAGCAAATCTATATTCCTGTACTGATTAAAAAACGTGAAAAAGAAAAAGGCCTAGACCGTTCAAAAATGGTGGCGTTGTCTAACTACTTCTTCGACACCACTCAGGGACACACTCAGGTTAACTGCTGTGTAGCGAAAAACGTCTACACCGAAGAAGCGTTCGATACATCTGTCAATGCAGATTTCAAAGGTAACTTTGATATCGCGAAACTGGAAATGGCGATTGAAGAAGCAGGACCTGCGAACGTACCTTACATTGTCAGCACGATTACTTGTAACTCTGCAGGTGGTCAGCCTGTCTCTATCGCTAACTTAAAAGCGGTATACGAAATTGCTCAACGCTACGATATCCCAGTCATCATGGACTCAGCTCGTTTTGCCGAGAATGCTTACTTTATCCAACGACGTGAGCCGGGTTACCAAGATTGGACCATCGAAGAAATCACTCGTGAAACCTACAAATATGCAGATGGCTTAGCGATGTCTGCTAAGAAAGATGCGATGGTTCAAATGGGCGGTCTGTTGTGTTTCAAAGATGAATCAATGATGGACGTTTACACTGAGTGTCGTACGCTTTGTGTGGTTCAGGAAGGTTTCCCTACCTATGGTGGTCTTGAAGGCGGTGCAATGGAGCGCCTTGCTGTCGGTCTTTACGATGGTATGCGTCAAGACTGGCTAGAGTACCGAATTGGTCAGGTTCAGTACCTTGTTGATGGCCTAGAAGCGATTGGGGTTGTGTGTCAGCAGGCTGGCGGCCACGCTGCATTCGTTGACGCAGGAAAGCTATTACCTCACATCCCTTCTCATCAGTTCCCAGCTCATGCTTTAGCTTGTGAACTCTACAAAGTAGCGGGCATTCGTGCTGTAGAAATCGGTTCACTACTATTGGGTCGTGACCCTGCAACCGGTAAACAACACCCTTGTCCTGCTGAGTTGTTACGTTTAACCATTCCTCGTGCGACTTACACTCAAACACATATGGACTTCGTTATCGAAGCATTTGGGAAAGTAAAAGAGAATGCTCACAACGTGAAGGGACTCGATTTCACTTACGAGCCACCAGTGCTACGCCACTTCACCGCTCGTCTAAAAGAAGTTGAATAA
- the nadK gene encoding NAD(+) kinase yields the protein MKKPFEVIAIIGKPRDQQAIQTHKELYQWLTTLGYSVFIDDRLKEILTDIPQDHFSSLIELGKQADLAIVVGGDGNMLGAARVLSRFDISVIGVNRGNLGFLTDLNPEDFQTHLQAVLQGEYMEEERFLLEAEVHRHGQIKSHNAALNEAVLHPGKIAHMIEFEVYIDDKFAFSQRSDGLIISTPTGSTAYSLSGGGPIVSPSLNAITLVPMFPHTLSCRPLVVDGKRRIKLVVSPDNRGTQEVSCDGQISLPVSPGDEVIIYQSPNVLKLIHPKDYSYYSVLRSKLGWSSKLF from the coding sequence ATGAAAAAACCATTTGAAGTCATCGCCATCATTGGCAAGCCTAGAGATCAACAAGCAATTCAGACTCACAAAGAATTGTATCAGTGGCTTACAACTCTAGGTTATTCCGTATTTATTGACGACAGGCTCAAAGAAATTTTAACGGATATTCCTCAAGACCACTTCTCAAGTTTAATCGAACTTGGCAAGCAAGCAGATCTCGCGATTGTTGTCGGTGGTGACGGCAATATGTTGGGTGCCGCTCGCGTCCTGTCTCGCTTTGATATCTCTGTGATCGGTGTTAATCGTGGCAACTTAGGCTTTCTGACCGATTTGAACCCAGAAGATTTCCAAACACACCTACAAGCGGTCTTGCAAGGTGAATACATGGAAGAAGAACGCTTCTTACTGGAAGCGGAAGTTCACCGCCACGGGCAAATCAAAAGCCACAATGCGGCTTTGAACGAAGCTGTGCTTCACCCTGGCAAAATTGCTCATATGATCGAGTTCGAGGTGTACATTGATGACAAGTTCGCTTTCTCTCAGCGTTCAGACGGTCTGATCATCTCTACCCCAACAGGTTCCACAGCCTATTCTCTTTCTGGTGGCGGTCCTATTGTCTCCCCTAGCCTCAATGCAATTACGCTGGTACCAATGTTCCCGCACACACTTTCTTGTCGTCCATTAGTGGTTGATGGTAAGCGCCGTATTAAATTGGTGGTGTCACCAGACAACCGAGGTACTCAGGAAGTCAGTTGCGATGGTCAAATATCACTACCAGTATCTCCGGGTGATGAAGTGATCATTTATCAAAGCCCCAATGTACTCAAGTTAATCCACCCGAAGGATTACAGTTACTACAGTGTATTGAGAAGCAAGTTGGGCTGGTCGAGTAAATTGTTTTAA